Proteins found in one Coffea eugenioides isolate CCC68of chromosome 5, Ceug_1.0, whole genome shotgun sequence genomic segment:
- the LOC113771618 gene encoding uncharacterized protein LOC113771618 has translation MAGSTRFRTLEEQLKKQENRLQELAESMATRQSTSSEELRHKLQAEMEQNNAKLDAAVGSLDQKFNKMEQRLSTVLKLLMKEKGLPDVEGGMSDPILPTPPSHLRITSSVEGIGHQQEYRGRQFTPNVPRLELPMFSSGNPREWTRKCQKYFLNYQVAESQKVDVAEMFLEGRADNWFQGVKLVRPGLSWGEFSELLCERFSGSSSRDIVEEFNKLQQKGTVEEYEEKFEELKTLMLMKNPRLDELYFVSSFISGLKEDIRPMVKMFKPQTLMKAFEVAELQECSLEIQSKQNRTSGRMALDSKFGMYKSTTNDQGRQNSYKLPGVTPVPRKTDAVHREFSKISAEEMQYRRKHSLCYRCGEKFGIGHQCKKGSLNCVSTEEEEDTEFEDAEGEQDELTGRVGELAEVSLNALSGAIRRKSILLKGNLGGLPVKILVDTGSSDSFIHHRIVNLLHLPYQAVSPFTVTLADGTDITSGAISPSVSWLIQDYQFQFDLKVMELGGWDIILGVDWMCQYSPITFDFHSLSIALSDRGSLLYLQGLVNQPTMELVRGRDLRSFIREKQRSCAAMHADKARESEEQLPEAIGRILEQHSQVFSTPTGLPPERELDHQINFKPGAEPFKLKPYRYPHSHKAEIEK, from the coding sequence ATGGCAGGAAGCACGCGGTTTAGGACACTGGAGGAGCAACTCAAGAAGCAGGAGAATCGCTTGCAAGAACTGGCGGAATCCATGGCTACAAGGCAGAGTACAAGTTCCGAGGAGTTGCGGCATAAGCTACAGGCGGAAATGGAGCAGAATAATGCCAAATTGGACGCGGCGGTGGGAAGTCTGGACCAGAAGTTCAACAAAATGGAACAGAGGCTCAGTACAGTGTTGAAGTTGTTGATGAAGGAGAAAGGCCTCCCTGATGTCGAAGGGGGAATGTCTGATCCAATCCTGCCGACTCCTCCATCTCATCTGAGGATAACATCCTCAGTCGAAGGGATTGGGCACCAACAAGAGTACAGAGGTAGGCAATTCACTCCTAATGTACCTCGGTTAGAGCTGCCAATGTTTAGCTCTGGAAACCCTAGGGAATGGACTAGGAAATGCCAGAAATATTTTTTGAACTATCAGGTAGCAGAGAGTCAAAAGGTGGATGTAGCAGAGATGTTCTTGGAAGGTAGGGCTGACAATTGGTTTCAAGGAGTGAAATTAGTGAGGCCGGGGTTATCTTGGGGGGAATTTAGTGAACTGTTGTGTGAAAGATTTTCTGGAAGTAGTTCTCGTGACATTGTGGAAGAATTTAACAAGTTACAGCAGAAAGGAACTGTCGAGGAATATGAGGAGAAGTTTGAAGAGCTAAAAACTTTAATGCTGATGAAAAACCCCAGGCTAGATGAACTTTACTTTGTTTCCAGTTTTATTAGTGGCCTCAAGGAAGATATTAGACCTATGGTGAAGATGTTTAAGCCTCAAACATTGATGAAGGCCTTTGAGGTTGCTGAGTTGCAGGAGTGTTCCCTGGAAATCCAGTCGAAACAAAACAGAACTTCAGGGAGGATGGCATTGGATTCCAAGTTTGGAATGTACAAGAGCACCACGAATGATCAGGGTCGCCAGAATTCATATAAGTTGCCTGGAGTCACTCCTGTCCCCAGGAAGACTGATGCAGTACACAGGGAATTTAGCAAGATATCAGCGGAGGAAATGCAGTATAGACGTAAGCACAGCCTGTGCTATAGGTGTGGAGAGAAGTTTGGAATAGGTCATCAGTGCAAGAAAGGGAGTCTGAACTGTGTGAGcactgaggaggaggaggacaCTGAATTTGAAGACGCGGAGGGGGAACAGGATGAGTTAACAGGGAGGGTAGGAGAACTTGCAGAAGTCTCTTTGAATGCTCTATCTGGTGCCATAAGGAGGAAATCCATCCTGCTGAAAGGGAACTTGGGAGGGCTTCCAGTCAAAATTCTGGTGGATACAGGCAGTTCTGACAGTTTCATTCACCACAGGATTGTCAATCTATTGCACCTTCCATATCAGGCAGTCAGTCCATTCACTGTGACTCTTGCAGATGGGACTGATATTACCAGTGGAGCCATCAGTCCCAGCGTGTCTTGGTTAATCCAAGACTACCAATTCCAATTTGACTTAAAAGTAATGGAATTAGGGGGATGGGATATAATTCTGGGGGTGGATTGGATGTGCCAGTATAGTCCCATTACATTTGATTTCCATTCTCTTAGCATTGCCTTGAGTGATAGAGGTTCTTTACTGTACCTCCAAGGACTCGTGAATCAACCTACTATGGAACTGGTGAGGGGCAGGGATCTCAGGTCATTTATACGGGAGAAACAAAGAAGCTGTGCAGCCATGCATGCTGATAAGGCTAGAGAATCTGAGGAGCAGCTTCCAGAAGCTATAGGAAGGATCCTGGAACAGCATTCTCAAGTTTTTTCCACACCAACAGGATTACCCCCAGAAAGAGAATTGGACCATCAGATCAACTTTAAACCAGGAGCTGAACCTTTTAAGCTCAAACCGTACAGGTACCCCCACTCACATAAGGCAGAAATTGAAAAATAG